The following proteins come from a genomic window of Alnus glutinosa chromosome 10, dhAlnGlut1.1, whole genome shotgun sequence:
- the LOC133879540 gene encoding uncharacterized protein LOC133879540, whose product MERVLEAERARQASEIERVLEAERARHKLQMDEVLAAQSQIMSRFSQMESLWRQSASMPGVSHDNAVPDKNSAHRMNVSSVDSRSDPTENAVQLPDHENLADD is encoded by the exons atggagagagtACTCGAGGCTGAGCGGGCACGACAAGCTTCTGAGATCGAGAGAGTACTTGAGGCTGAGCGGGCACGACACAAGTTACAAATGGATGAGGTGTTGGCAGCACAATCTCAGATTATGTCCCGTTTTAGCCAAATGGAGTCATTGTGGCGCCAATCAGCATCCATGCCCGGAGTCTCTCATGATAACGCAGTGCCAGACAAAAATTCTGCACATCGTATGAATGTATCATCTGTTGATAGCAgatcag ATCCTACGGAAAATGCTGTGCAGTTACCCGATCATGAAAATCTTGCTGACGATTGA